One Oscillatoria sp. FACHB-1406 DNA window includes the following coding sequences:
- a CDS encoding carbon dioxide-concentrating mechanism protein CcmK: MSIAVGMVETLGFPAVVEAADAMVKAARVTLVGYEKIGTGRVTVIVRGDVSEVQASVSAGIENAKRVSGGQVLSHHIIARPHENLEYVLPIRYTEAVEQFRESVNPRPIQRR; encoded by the coding sequence ATGTCAATTGCAGTAGGAATGGTAGAGACTTTGGGCTTTCCTGCCGTTGTGGAAGCCGCCGATGCGATGGTGAAAGCCGCTCGCGTCACCTTAGTCGGCTACGAAAAAATTGGTACGGGCAGAGTGACGGTGATCGTGCGGGGAGATGTGTCGGAAGTCCAGGCTTCCGTCTCTGCGGGAATCGAAAACGCCAAGCGCGTTTCGGGCGGTCAAGTTCTCTCTCATCACATCATCGCCCGCCCCCACGAAAACTTAGAATACGTTCTGCCGATTCGCTATACCGAAGCGGTCGAACAATTCCGGGAAAGCGTCAATCCTCGACCGATCCAAAGACGGTAA
- a CDS encoding EutN/CcmL family microcompartment protein, with amino-acid sequence MQIAIVRGTVVSSHKLPGMTGVKLLLVQFVDEQGQLLPRYEVAADRVGAGADEWVLVSRRAVAPYPEESDLRPIDATVVGIIDTVSVNNDLLYSKREEPRYRLM; translated from the coding sequence ATGCAAATTGCCATCGTTCGCGGCACAGTCGTTAGCAGTCACAAGCTTCCCGGGATGACAGGAGTGAAATTGCTCCTGGTTCAATTTGTTGACGAACAAGGGCAGTTATTGCCTCGGTATGAGGTAGCAGCGGATCGGGTGGGTGCTGGTGCGGACGAATGGGTTCTCGTCAGTCGTCGCGCGGTTGCGCCTTACCCGGAAGAAAGCGATCTACGTCCGATCGATGCAACAGTTGTCGGAATTATCGATACGGTTTCGGTCAATAACGACCTACTTTATAGCAAACGAGAAGAACCTCGCTATCGCTTAATGTAA
- a CDS encoding carbon dioxide-concentrating mechanism protein CcmK: MSIAVGMVETLGFPAVVEAADAMVKAARVTLVGYEKIGTGRVTVIVRGDVSEVQASVAAGIENVKRVSGGEVLSHHIIARPHENLEYVLPIRYTEEVEQFRAY; encoded by the coding sequence ATGTCAATTGCAGTAGGAATGGTAGAGACTTTAGGCTTTCCCGCCGTTGTGGAAGCCGCCGATGCGATGGTAAAAGCCGCTCGCGTCACCTTAGTCGGTTATGAGAAAATCGGTACGGGCCGAGTGACAGTGATCGTGCGCGGCGATGTGTCGGAAGTTCAGGCTTCCGTCGCTGCGGGAATTGAAAATGTTAAGCGCGTATCGGGCGGAGAAGTTCTCTCTCATCACATCATCGCTCGCCCCCACGAAAACTTAGAATACGTTCTGCCGATTCGCTACACCGAAGAAGTAGAACAGTTTCGAGCGTATTAA